A stretch of DNA from Cygnus atratus isolate AKBS03 ecotype Queensland, Australia chromosome 6, CAtr_DNAZoo_HiC_assembly, whole genome shotgun sequence:
CAGTCCAGGCTTCCGTTGGTTTCCTTCTTCAGTGACGGCATCTGGTCCTCAGCTACAAGCAATTTTTggcattaaagaaataaaggtgTCCCATAAAAGAAACCAGCACCCCACAAGGGTAGGTGAATTGTGTGGCCACCAAGGTCACTTGCTCTGGGCTTAAATTCggtgaaggaggaaagagaagataGTGCTGCTAAAACTTTGcatgtgagtgtgtgtgtgtattttccTACCCAAGCAGGTGCTTCTATCTCTCCTGTGAACACCCACTCCTTTTTGGAAGCCTGCTGATTTCCCCAACTTTGGCAGTACCTGAATTGACAGATTCACCGGGctcttttttaatgtaacaaaaacttttcctttttttatcaAGTTTCAGGTTTCTGCCCCTCAGTGTCCGTGGTGCTTTTCCCTTGCATTTTGTACactttctgctgctggctggcttctctctttcttctttctttcaaagaaacCTGCATCACCGTTCCAGTAATAGGAAGTAACAGTGCAGAGGAGACTGGGAGAAGCAGAATCGTCTGAATTGTCTGAAAAAAAGCTGGCTGCCAGCCACCGGGCACACATGAAAGTATGATGTGCAATAGCTATCACTTTTTAATGGTGAGCTaacagaaaattagatttttggACAGCAAGTTTAAACCTTAATTATGGAGAGGACACTGCTGTTTTATAACATAAAAGAATTGAAAGACTTGATGTCCCTCGGGGCTCCTTTCGCTACACCAGTCAGACAGCCCGAGTCATGGTCTGCTGAAATCAATGGCAACGGCAGAAGCCATTCACGCACACAAACAGTgatgggaggaaggagagaagagcaCTGGTAATGATTCATTCTTTAATGGTAATTAATATGGGCTCAAACCCAGCTAGGGCTGCGTGTTCAAATGGGTTGCCTATCCAAATACGAGCCTGAATATTTTTAGGAAACCCTTCCTCTAAGGGTCCTAGCTCCAGCCAGAAGCAAGCGCTCTTCCTGTCACTtacagtgaagattttttttatttttttttaactacaaatAAACAGTGGGActtgttttccttattaaaGCTAAATTGCCTTTAAAATCAATGCGAATTTTGCCTGAATACAAACCCAGAGTAAAGCCCCGTGCTTGCATATATCTTAACTGCTTAAGTGCACCTTTTCTGCCTACTTCAGACATGGTTTGATTATTATTACGACTAAGATGTGGGAAGCATACAATTAAAATTGTATAGCCATCGAGACAAATTTAGCCCGAGTACACTCAAAGGGTTAtctaaaagcagctgcagttgCTGGAGTGTTTTTAATAAGTgtatctcatttaaaatattgaacaaaacacttcagtgcCTGTTTGGGAAGTGGCTAAGATACCTCTTGATTTTTGTTCTGGAAGATTAGTGCACATTTTGAGCTGAAAGGGGGCAATCTTTTATCTCGTGTTTCTCAGGCTGCGCTCCCAGCTAactggaaggaaagaggagaccAGTTGTGGGATGAGAGAGAAATCAGGTGGAACttggcaggctgctggcagcatgcAAGGGGGTTTTTAGGAGTATTTACAGGGTATTTACACAGAAAAGGGGCTCTAGCTCCTGGCTGATGCTCcacaggcagggctgagcaCGGGCACGGCCTGGCTGTGGCTCTAGGCTGAGGCGAGCAGTGCTGCGTTACTGCCTTCCAGACAGCACAGCGTGTTAGGTATGGAGACAGTCTGAGGTGAGACTGCTCCAGCCTTGCCCTGAGAAAAGTGAGATTTGATctaataatgtattttagaCCGTACGTTAGTAGCTGATGTAGTTTAGCTgaggctgccccatccctgcagtgcCCAGCGCCAGGCTGGGGGGGTTTGGGCAGCCTGGGATGGGGGAGGTCCCTGCCTATGGCACCGAGGAGTTGCAAATAGTGCCCAGGAAGGGAATTATTCCAGCTGCCGTGCTCTGGTGGGGGCTGTATGGACTTTTGGGGCTCGTTGTCTCTGAAACAGCTGCTgggaggctgcagtgaggtcctGGTGCGAGTCCTGCTGAGAGGCCCTGCTGCAAAAACCTGGCCCTGCCACAACCACAGAGCATCGTGAGGGCCAGCATTTTCAGACAGACATGAGTTCTTCCAAATCTCAGGTTTAACAGTAACAACAGAGAGCTGTTCAGGTCTGCCAGGTCACTCTTACGGAGTCTCCTGTCCCTCTGGGAATTTCACGGATGGAAACATTACAGAGAAATGGGAATTCTCCTTTTTGGTGGTAAAATTGATTGTATTCTACCATTTAATCTGAATAAACTAGGGACAAGGATGAAGAAGCAGGTCAGGTGTTCATACTGTCTTCAAGCCAACTACAAGGCGAGGGAGCCCTTCCTCGGGGCACCAGCTTTATCCCAAATGCACCGCTTTCCCCTGATGCTTCCACACTGCAGAGTGGTGTTGGTGGAAAGCAGCCCGTGTCAGTATCAAAGCCACGGCGCTGCTGGTTTGGTTTCAGCCTGTTGTAGGAGCTTGTGGGGCTTTCCTGGTCAGCACCACAGACCAGGGCTCTCCCAGCAGCCTTCCGGCTGCTTTTCTATATGCATCCCTGGAAGGATGTGTGAAGGGAGCTGTGAAACCTATGCTCCCCCTCAGGTGTGCAGGCTGGTGGCTGTGCATGCACCAAACACTGCTCCCAGCATGATTGGAAGCCATCTGCAACCATGCCACGCAGCATGAGCCACAGCTGATATCAGGGTCATTCCTGCTGCCCGAGATGCTTCTTCCCCATGCcgtcctctccctgcctgcccgAGTGGATTGTAAATATCCTGTCTCCTCCTGGTCTCTGAGCACCAAAGTCCCCACGGTACAGATGGAGAGTGCAGCCTGAGCGACGCCAATGGGACTGGAAGTGTGCAAGCACCTTGGCAGCATGGAGATGGAAAGCCCTTTCCCCAATCTGCCTAAACTGAGGTCTCTTTGTAGAGCTTAAAAACAAGCCTCGAGCacatggcgggggggggtgaggggccCTCAACTTGGAAGCGGTCCTTAGATTGGAGACAACTGGGCTGACTGCGAACTCTGCAATTTTCTTGCAGAAGCAGGAATTTACCATCTCTCAGATTTACAGTGCTGGAAAAAACTGTGTCTCCTGGCAAAAGTTAATCAAAACATCCTACACTTTAAGTGTTTGCTATAACTAATAAAGAGTACATAATGAATCTAGCCCTCAAACAATGTTCAGATATGCAGTGCCCTCCCTGCAAGTCAGACTGCAGCAGTGGCCGTGCGCTGCGTTACCGTGAAGTGACGCGAGTTAAAAAGTTTGAGATGTTTTGCAATGAATGAAACATCTCTGTTAGGAGTTTTCACTCTTATTGTGTTGTCTTTAAACACTGCATTATCTTCTGTTCCTGCAGCATTAAGCAgtaaagaaaggaggagagttTTGGTTAAATTTCTCACTGATGTTTCAGTTGATAGATAGCTTAGTAAcgtttattttgatttaatgaCAAATTCCACAGCGTATTTGTTCCCGAGAGAACAGGCagatctgttctttttctttcccttaaatGAGTACACGGCTGAGATTTCTGCTCATCTTAGGGAATCATACTACATTGCgaaattctgttttgtctcattttctaCCAAAAGTTTATTCACAGTCAGGAGGTCGTCTCAGGCTCCAGCTTTATTTCACACCCTTTTAAGCTCTGGTGCATGTTGTAAATGCTAAGTTTCACCTTAGTCTATCTAAGGGGAAACTCATAATAGCATCTCCTAATGACACCCATAATAATTTGGCGGTTTGACCATCTTCGCACCAGCTCAGGAGCAAGTGAGGGAAAACCAAGCAGTCTGAAGCCCCAAAAGCTCCTCCAGCAAACTTCCCGACTATTATCAGCATTACAAACAGCGACAATTAACAGTCTTGCTCCAGGACCCGGGGTGTCAAGAGGGAGAGCTAGCTTACGGGGCTTGAGCCTTTCCGCACCCATCCCGCTGCTGCAGTCCCCAGCAAGCGTTTGTGCCAGTTCCGCTCCTCCCTCAGCAAATGTGGCCACATTGATTTATCGCTGGCAACCAGTCCAAGCCCTCAGGGATATGATAAACAGCTATGCAAGCCTCTCATAGAAAGATGTTCTGTTATCCCTATAAAGGAAATggatgaaggagaaaaaaaaatttatgaGAGCATAAATatctcccccccacccccgacGCAAGACTGTAGCAAGTCACCTGTTGGCGACCCTCCGGGCGGGCAGTGGGACGCACTCGCACTGTTCTCTtgcggggggcacggggccacGCACCGGGGGCGTcgcggggcagccccaggcGCGGCTGTGGGGCGCTGTGGGGCGCTGTGAGGCGGCCCCAGGCCAGgacgggcggcggggccccggccGGTGGCGCTGTCCCGCGGGTTGCCCCCACCGCTTCCCCGCTCCCCGAGCCCCGACGGCGAGCCGCGGGCGAGGCGGAGGGAAGACGAACGGCCGGACCTGTTGCCCTCACGGCCCCTTTTAACTCGGCACCTGCCCAACAACCGctccccgggccgcccccgtttgcccccggctcccccggccccgcagccgtCGGGGCGGGCGGTGTCGGGGCGGCGGCGCTCAGTAGGGCCCCACCACCACCGCCTCCGCCTCCTTGGACGGCCGCCGGTCCTTGACCAGAAAGTTGATCATGCCCTCGGACTTGATGAGCAGGTTGCAGCCGAGGAAGAAGATGCCGAAGACGACGGTGAGGGCGAGGACGCACATGACGGCGATCTGCACCACCCGCATGATGTACACGCTCCGCTCgtccgccgccgccgccgccgccccgccgccgtcGGTGACCACGGAGGCGGCGGTGCAGCAGCGCAGCGCCCGCTCCAGCTCCAGCGCCGCGCTCCCGGCGCCCGCcagcagccccgccgccgccgtgccgCCCGCCGCCGAGCCGTTCAtcccgcccggccgccccgccgccgccgccgccgcatGCAggcgggccgggccgagccgagccgagccgggacCGGCCGAACCGGGGAGaaccgagccgtgccgagccgagccggggcgaaccgtgccgtgccgagcggcgccgtgccgtgccgtgccgtgccgtgccgtgccgagccgagccgtgccaagCGGTGCCGAGCCGCGCCGAgccgccccgcgctgccccgctccgcccgcagctccgcgccgcgccccccgccccgccccgccgcccccggtgGGCTCCgggagggggctcgggggcAGGGGGTTGGGGGAGGGCTCCGGGGGACGATGGGgagcgggggccgggggcgcagGGTTTGGGGGACAGGGTTCGGGAGAGAGGGGCCGGGGACAGAAGCTCTGCAGGTGGGTGTCAGGGCTGGGCTTAAGGCAAGTTCTGGGGGCGGTTTCCTCGggggtgggtttggggagggGTTTGGGGTTGTCAGGGCTcagggtttggggagggggattGTGCAAGTTGGGTCTCTAGGGAGCAAGTTCTGAGGTGGGGGGCTCCTCACAGGGGGCTTTTTAGGGAACGGGTCTTTGAGGGTTTCTGTGAGCGGGGTTGGGGAGCGGTTTTGGGGAGCAGGTTTCAGAGGTGCGGGGTTCTGGAGGCAGGTTTGGGGAGCAGGTTTCTGCCACACAGGTTCCCGATGCTGTAGGAACAGCCAGACCAGCTCCCTGGGGACCGCTGCCGACAGGAGCTGCAGAAACCCAGTGGGATTTTGGGGTTGCACCCAGCCACAGGCATGTGGCAGCGTGTGGGCTgtgcccccctgcagccccacagcccacaGATGGCTTCTTGTCTTCCCTGTGGGAGCACCACACGTGGGAGCGTGCCAAGGAGCAGCGTGAATTTCCTAAATCCATATTGCTTTCCCAATGGATTTGCCTGTGGGATTTTCCCTGTGGCCATGGGGAGCGAGTGTCCCAGGAGGGGGTCCCAAACCCTAGGGATGTACCCGAGCACAGTGGGGACCAAAGCAGCCCCCAAGGGAGCCCCGTGTGCCACGCCTGGGTGACTGGGAATGCCTCCAGGGGGGATTCTCTGGGGGATGGGGAGATGCCGTGCAGGGGCAGCGGGGACCAGTGTGGGGCGGGGCCAGGGCCCCCCTTGGGATGTGGCAGGGTAATAAGGGGGCTCCCAAAAGCAGCCCCTCAGGGCAAGGCCGCTTCTGATGCCACCAGCGGCACTCAGTGTGTGGTTTGGAGGTTTGGGGCTACAAGGAGGGAGGCGGCAGCTCCCCGGCCGTGGGGCGGTGATGAGGATTGGCTGCTCCCACGCCTCCAGCCGAGCCATGACTTGGGATATTGCTGAGCAGAGGATGTGGACGCAGGCACTGCCGGTGCCGCGAGCAGCAGGCGGCCGCTGCCGTCGTTAGCCCTGCCCGCTCTTTGCTTGAGTGGAGATTTAATTACTGCAAAGAGAGGGAAAATCTGTGTGCCAGGGGCTGCGAGCAAACACTGCCCATGGCAGGCTGGGGGCGATGGCCATGCAGCACATCACGCTGTCCAGGGCTGGTCCTTGGAGGACTAAACGGTCTCATGGGAATAAACTAATGGGGCAGTCGAGGCCAGGCACACAGCAATGATGTTTCCCGAGCCCCTTGCAGCTAATTCATCTCAGGGTGGTGGCTATTTCGTTAACTGCTCACAAACAATTCCCCAGAGCCCAAACACAGACCGCTGCTCACATCCTGGTCTCGCTGCCCCTTGTTCCCTCGGcgcagggctgtggggtgctggtgctggtgcctgTGCAGGGTTCATTCCCTGCAGCACTGAGTGCGGCTCGTGCCGcctcctgcccagggcagcccacCTACGAGGCTGTGCTGGACGAGGTTTGCTGCCTTATCAGATGGGACACGAggagaacattttgtttttactgttgaAGAAGATCATATTAATTCTAATTAGCGACGGGAGTGCTGGCAGTTATTTCAGCCAGAGGAAAGTGCTGGAAGAGAAGTTCCAGCTCCACATGGCTCCTCTTTGCAGTGTGTGATTCCCTTGCCAAAAGGTGGATCGGGGTCGGCCCCTCGCAGGTCTCACAGTTCACCAACTTCTGGCACCTCTCCCCACTGGTTAGGAAGTTGTTCACATCCCTAAGCTGTGTTGGGAAAGTGCTGGGTGCTCCTGCACCTGAAAAGTTAGTGGCTAAGGGTAGGGAGGATCCGTGTGAGTGCTGCGGGCCACTAGGGAAGTTTTTTGTGGATCAGTCATTTGGAAATCCTAGCCTGAAAGTGCTTCAGAAATGTGTCCTAGTAAATGAGTCTCAGTGCCCTGAGGTAGCAGCAACATTAGACCCATGCTAGATACCAGGACGTCACAGCACAATAAAGCAGTGGTCGTGTAAAAATACGCAGAAGAGGGAAACTGCAGAGAAGGCAATCTCTGGTCATGTACGTGGTGGCCTGTAACACCAAAATTTAATCTACTTTGGTTTTCTGTGATGAGGAGCCAATATAAAGAAAGACTCCTGGTCTGAACAGGCAAAACTGTGTGCTTTCAAACCTCCCCTTTGTAATTTAACAGAGGGATTAAGGCAAGGTGTGCAATTTAACCTCCAAAAATTCATGtcattgcttttgttcttttcatccTTATGATTTGCAAACCACAACTGGAGAGCTGTGAAGAGTGAAGTGTGCTTCTTCTTGCCCATTGAAAAAAGTTTCTACAAGCTTTGGCGATGCAGATTCCAGCGCGTGCAGCACCACGTGGGTGCAGAGTACTTGCTGTAAAGGATCAGGAAAGGGCACGCTCTCCTCCCCTCATCCAGGATTACGGGTGCTTGGAGGCTGGGGGCACCCGGAGCTCACCTGCAGGGCAGCCTCCAGCCTTGGGGGAGtttgggatggggctgggatggggctgcagTAGGAAGGGGGATGGGTtgggatgggattgggatgggatgggatgggatgggatgggatgggatgggattgggatgggatgggatggggatgggtgTTTTGGGTCTTTCCCATAGGTAGCAGCTGGCTTCCAAGAACAGACACTTTTGGGAGTGAGGGACATTCTGGCCAAACGCTGCCTTCATCCTGCGGGACTTGATCTGAAATCCAGCTCCCTAGGTGCTGCTTGGCCAGCACCA
This window harbors:
- the RPRM gene encoding protein reprimo, producing MNGSAAGGTAAAGLLAGAGSAALELERALRCCTAASVVTDGGGAAAAAADERSVYIMRVVQIAVMCVLALTVVFGIFFLGCNLLIKSEGMINFLVKDRRPSKEAEAVVVGPY